DNA from Strix aluco isolate bStrAlu1 chromosome 2, bStrAlu1.hap1, whole genome shotgun sequence:
tttttccccctcatccTCAGCCATACGGAGAATGCTAACAGTCAAGAATACAACAGCAGGTAACACACATGAACTGGAAAATGGAAGTCCTGCCTAGCTATAAAAGAGGTACTACTTTGTCTAAAAAGACAACCTGGAAGAGGTGACcggcaaaatatttcagttacatggacaatgcagaaaaacaaatataacatTTGTGAAAGATACACACTGCCATAAGCACACTGGTGCTTAAACCCCCACCCACCTCACCTTGTATCTAAAATTCAAGACAAAGGTAATTTTAATGTTCATTGAAGGTAGAGGTCCTGAGCAGGGGGGATGACATTAAAGCTGAATGCTACTCTCCCAAAACAGTCCAACAACAAACCAGGACAGTTTTCCAATTTACAAACGCTCCCCCTTTTGTCTGTTCCAATACACTTCAGCATCTTATCGCTACTTAAAAATTAAGTCACAGGGTGTGTGGGGAGAAAAACCTTTCATTGTATTTACATCTACCTCACTTTGGGTATCAGGTGCTTGGCTCTGCTGAAGCACTCAGATGCTACTGTAATAGAAATAAGACTGTATTCTCAAGTGGGGTTTGAAAAACAGCACGACTAATACTGCGCTTGATACTACAAACAAGTCGAAACAAATTCCACACATACAAACATTATAAAACAGCTTCTACAAGCCATTATAAAAATGGATCCAACTTCACTGATCTTCAGTCCAAACTCCGAGGCGGATTTGTTAGTTACTAAGACCAAAACAActgagaaatagaaattaaactAACATTTAGCTTACGTATCattacattttgtaaaaaaaaaaaagttttaagacaTTATTAATTTATGAATACATAGAAAATTCAAAATCCCTAACATTTACAGTACCCCCTTATAATAAGCCtgtttgtagtttcttttccatCAGTGCCAAGTAATTAATCCCAGACATCAATGTTGAGATGGCTAATGAAGACATCTCAGGCTGAACAGAGCAACCTGTATTTTTTCTGTGAATACACAGCCAATATCAGTGGCCAGCCACCACCTGGTACAGAGTAACCAgactcattaaaaaaacaactacaaaaaaaccccttttccagGGCTGAGAGCCCCAAGATGCCTCACTTAAACCCCAGAACTGAGATGGTTGCTCCCAGCAGAGCAACACTTCAGAATGCAACATGGCCATCTCTTTTTACCTACAGGATTATGTTTCCCATCCCTGTACAGCATAGTGCTAGTTCTTTCCTGCTGCCAGCTTCAGTTGCATTCAAGGCATGTCACTTGTTACTCATGATAGAGATTTTTGTCCTTGTTccttgtgtgtttggtttttttaataaataatgaaaggCTACAACATGCTTTTTCAGGTACATGATTGCTGATTATTATACAACATGTAGTCTGTAAACCAGCTTGACCACTGAGGAACTGTCAGGCTATCAAGATGGTTGCATTCAAAGAGCAGCACCTTGTGTTGAGCGCAGCGAAGGCAGAGGAGAAGCCCTCCTGCAGTATGAAGCTCCTTCCTGCTGCGGCAGGGAAGCATCAGCATGAAGAATCTATAAGCCTTTGGCGAAGTTTTTTATCTTCTCTCGGACTCACGTTGCCACTTGCATCATGGTCTGTCAAAACTAAAGAGAAAGTAAACCTTTAGAAGCGAAAGGGCCATCAAACCACTTGACACATTCTTGTTTACAAAGGAACTGCCACCAAGAGAGTGCTGCAAGGCTGGCTGCCCTGTGCTGCGCTGGAGCTGCTGAGCAGCCTCCAGCTGCCCCTGTGCAGTCCAGATGTGGCACCCCGCGGCAGGatgccctgcagcctctcccaccCTTACGGTCCAGAGTCAGCACCTACCACTGGTTTGTTAACACGGTTACTAATTAAAACATGCTGATGCCACTAGTGACAGAAGGAAAGATGATGAGCCATCGGCAAAGCTTTGCTGATGGGTGGTGAAGTCTGCAGCTGCACCCAGGCAGAAGGAGAGGGCCGCACCAGCCAGAGCTGGTCATGAAATGGCAGCTTCTTTCTGCAATGCATTTTAACAGAGCTTCAAGCATGAGTTTGTTCTACTCTGGAAGAAAACAAGTCTTTGAAGTGTTTTTGTGAGATGAAAACAGTCTCAAAACTTCTGCTTTCAGATAAAAATGAGTCAGATTTTCTATTAGCTTTTTCAGCTCCTTGAGCAGACCTCCACCTTGGGCTCTTAAATTCTCCTACCAAAACCCATCCACCTGTAATTTCAAAAAGGGACACGTTTAAGAGGAAAACTATTTTCTGTCAGAATTAGTCCAAACTGCTGTACTAGAGCTGGCTGCTACAGGTGCTTCTACTAGTTTGAAAATAATTCTGCTTGTTTGTTCTGAATTCCTCTGTTGTATAAATTGACTTCTCCTCCGAACCTTAGCCTACCAGAACTTCTTGACCAAAGTACAGAGGAACAGTTAccctctgggtgctgctgcttcttttttattaagCACAGGGCATagctttctgaagagaaaataggTCTAATCCTTTCCCGCCTTCGAAACAGTTCTTTAACTTGCCCTCAGCATTGTACTTGCCTACTCAGGTCAGCTgctaaacattttaaagtatcttCCCTTCCATGACACTGTGAAGAGAGAGCCCACAGATTCTGAACTACTTCATTCAGGGGAAGTAGGCACTGGTGTCATCCTGCTGCTGTGGGGACAGCTACAACAGAGGTCACGCTCACATCAAATGGGAAGAAAGCTCTTCCATCCGTTTATGCCTCTCCCTGGATATGTGGCTTCTCTTCTCTAATTTGGCATTTGAGGAGGGAATTAGAATCACATTTAAAATATGTCACATGTTTTAGCACAGAATTGTTAAGTCTACATATAACAGTGATTACTCAGGGCCGGTCATGTCTGGGAACTGGTGGGAATATTCAGAGAACAGCTGCACCAATCCAGATTGACTCAGACCATTTTGGCAAAAATCACTTTACAGTCaatcttcctttcttcctgcatAAGAGGAACAGGAGCATGTTCACTGGTCCCAGTCCCACTTCCCTGCATTTGTCATTTTCTGTTCCTCTGCCAGAGGCATTTCTGAGCACAGACTTATTTTTACATTCATCTACGATTTCTGCCAAAGCCTGaatgaaaagcagaagcagcagttaCTATTCTTTTGAGCTaatctctgaaaaacaaatgtcCTGAAACCACCAGCTCTCTCCCTTCAAGAGCAACCTACTGTAGACCAGTCTAGTTCTCTTCTACTGTGCAGGTGGTCTTAAGGAGTTCAAGTTCAGACAGCTGAAGCCTCTTACTGCTAGAGCAGAGATGTCAGCAGGGACCACCAACTTAACAGACACTTCAATGTTTAGCCTGTGCCACTGACTTGCAACACCACAGTCTTCTGGTACACACATGAAGTTATAGCAGTTATACTGCTGACAACATAACAAGGTCTAAGCAGGTCCATCTTCCTGTAGAATATATTGGGTTTTGTGGGAATATACATCTAGATGACACCTGCTGTTTTGCATTAACGAATTTTTGGTTTAATGGATTCCTTATCTCTCTATGGCTTGGATGTggtgtttttgtggttttaatttacttgatctttctttttaaggaaagagCAGGTCACCTTACCTTGTAgctctgttgcatttttttccagctcttccgTACTTGTTTCTTCAGGCTTCTCCAACACAGCTGTTCCTGGCTTCCCATCTACAGTATCTGTCTTAATAGTACCAAGGTTTACCAAAAGTTGCATGACATCAAACTTCTCAGAAACTGCAATGTTCTCCAGCACTTTGAGGCATTTAAATGATTTAAGTTCACTCACATTTTCCTCAAGAAAGAGGAGGTAAAGGCTTAAGTCATCAAAACACTTTGACTTAAGTTTCAGAACATCAAAAGTTGGCAAGATTTCATACACTTTGAGAATACCCGAATTCCACCTCCATGGAACAAACATTGCATACACTACCAGCGGCATCACTAGAAGATAGACTAGCAGGTTAATATAGCTGAGTACCTTGAAGACACCAACAGCAATAAGCTTGCACTGAACCACTTCTGGAACAGTTGTGTCATTTTTTAAGATCCCAGTTTTGATAGTGCAGAGAAACTCATCACTCAAAGAGGAGAGGCTAATGTAGTAGCCCAGGTAGAGGCATGCAATGAAAATAATTACTAGCGTGAGTAAACGGCAGATAATGTATTTAATTATTAAGCATTTGGAATTCTTCTTTGTCTTCAGGTATTGCTCCACAATTGGGTATTTAAAGTGGCTTTCAGATATTTCCCACaaactgaaagagagagagaaaaaaaccaaatcacatAGATCAGATGCTGGAGCATTCATCTCCCTCAAATTTCAAAGAAACCTAGTACTCTAAAACAGACACAAGATTGGAATCCCTCTTACTGGGGTAAATCAAGTGTAGTTTTATTGAAGTCAATACAAAAACAACAGAATAGCAGATAAATTAATAATATTGACACTCTAATACAGAAAAGCCACTTAAGAGACAGAAGAGCTCAGacactggaaaaaggaaaaaaagcattgacctcacagcaaaaaagtGGTTTCGTTCTTTTTCAATACAAAACAGGTATAGCCAACAAACCCATGAGGAAAAGCAGACTTCCCAACCACTTGTTCAATAATAGCAGACTGGACAGCTTTTTACTTTTCAAGATTTttacttagcactgagggatatggtgtagttgggaactgttaatgttgggttgatggttggactggatgatcttcaaggtcttttccaacctagacaattctgtgattccgtgaagATGTAACTCCACACTCTAAAGAGCAAACCTACATCCCTATTGCATTGCTTGTACCCCTACACGCAAAGAGAAACAACTACCCTCACCTAGGATGAAGCAGAAACTGGATCTGGGTAGAACAGTGCACCAGTTTGATCAGAGGAGGGGGGGTTTgcttttggtgtttggtttttgctttttttttttttttttttttcctttaaacagaaGCTTTGAAAACCTAGATCTGAAAGGACAGGAGATGACAAGACTTTGCTCACAGCGTGCAAGCGACTGTCAAGAACATTGAGAACTGAGAACTTCAGCCATCCCCATTTTCTTACGCTGTGGTGGGTAAAACTAATTAACACCTACTACAACTAAAGAAATCAGAATATCTCAGGTAATTAGTAATCTGAAGAGCTcatcaaatgttttctttgaaaaaagaaagttataaGTTCCAGCTTCAAGTGCTCACAATAATGATTTCagatatcttcttttttttaaaacaactttaaaagtGTGTCAGGCCACCATTCAAACTTTTGCAATAAATTTCTAAGAGAGCGCAGGTGTCATCTGTTAAGAGCTtaaggaaaagagcaaagaaagccAAGCCCCAGCATCTTACCTCTGTGTCAAGTTCTCATTAACAGCTGGAACCAAATCAGTAGGGTCCCTGGGGTCTCCACTGCGGATGCTATTAGCAGCTTTGATTGCCCTGTTATAGGCTTTGTCAAGTTCTTCCATAATAAATTTCAGGTCTGAAGAAAGGTGAGGTGCTGCGGTGAAGCGCCAGAACAAACATGGTAGATACAGCAGGATAGCAACGAGCAGAAGGATGTATGGAAAGaactgaagggagaaaaaaattcagattagGTTCCAACTGTATATAAAATAAGTCATCCAGTGACCATCATTCCCTATAAGTCTATTAAATTCcctataattttatttaaatgcttttagtAAAACCCATTTTTGTTATTCTTTGGGATATGCAGGGAAGCAAAATCTATTTTCAGACAGGCCCAGTAACCTTGCTGCTGCTTAAagctttgccaaaaaaaaaaaaaaaaggcagaataaagtTAGCATGATCCGAGTAACATTTTCATTGCATATTCAGAACTGCACTGCTGGAGCTGAAATGGAGAGAGGCAGCATTAACCTGGAGAACAACAGATAGCAAAGGCAACCAAAGCAGCTATCAGAGACGCTGACTGGAAGAAGATGATTATGTCACATAACTCTCCCTCCCAGACGTGTCACCACTGTTCATAGCAACTAAAATGCTTCAAACACCAGCAAAATCTCTCCTGCTTTCTATTAGCTGTCAGGAGGTTAATGAATAGACCCTTTATAACGCTGCAACCgcctacaaacacacacacatctgtTCAGAGTGCATGACATACAGTGACTCTAAAGGATGTGAGTGTGGTTGTAATATTTAAgggtatttaaatatttttagataacTCCTCAATGGAAACCAACACAAGGCATCAGAACGGTCTGGTGTTAATATAGCACTGAAAAGTCAGCCCTTACACAGTCCCCACTGCTTAGGGAAAGGGCTGAAGCAGGTAGAAAATACAAGAGCTTgaagtctttctgtctttcttcgAGTCATTGACAAGTAGGAATTTTTCGCCATGAGATTTAGTCTCTAATTCCTTCCAGCTGCTGGAAAGATGGTATTTTCTATCTACTGTGACATTCAAGGCATACATTCATACGTAACATTACCCTTACAGAGACATGATGTAAGATCAGACAAGCAGTTAGTTAACAAAATGTACTGCAAATTTGACTAATCTCTAATTCATTACATTCAACTTTTGACAGCAAGCACACTTAAATCTAGTGTCAGATCCTAAGGAATTTTAAATTAGTTGTGGTGAACAAGTTTGAAACAGATTTAAGGTATCTTAAATGTTACAgccatgcacacatgcacattcaTTGGAAAAGCCAATGGAGAGTTTTAGAGAAAAATTGGACTGAAGTCATTAATCGGTGCAAGTGGAACAGCTCCATTTACATTTGTAGATACTTACCAAGATGAGAATCTGGCCCTAATATTAATATGTTAACTTGTGTTTGCATTAAGCAAGAGAGATTAAACTTTTCTatgcacaaaataaataatttgatgtTATTCAACATTTTACCCAGGAAAGCTACTCCTAATAGCACCTACCATTAAAGCGAAATCCTATGTTATTATTAATACTAGCAATGCATACGACGTATTAGCACATAAATAAAAACTGACTTCTTAAAGGAACTGCATCAGCAACTGGAGACCATAATACAAACCATCATTCTGGATGTGCATGTTCTCTACATAGCAGTCAGATTGGAAATTTGTGAAACACTGTAAGACAAAGCCAGGAAAAGCAGGAAATAGCCACAGAAAACTGAGGATGCTATATTTAAAGGTCAGCTTTCCCTTGCAACCCTTCTTATAAATTCATACTTTAACTGTTTCTGCTCAGTAGCAACATAATTGAACTTGGCCAAAATTGCTACTTCATTCTCTAGGTAATCTCCTGAGAAAGCAAACTTCAAGAAAGGCTCACCTTTAAAACTGAAACGGAAATCCTGCAGGGATGGGCTAACCAAGTAACAAGATTGTTTCAAAAACCTAGTTAAGTTAGCAAGGCAGAGTTGACTGTAATTATACCACACATCCCACTAGAGGTAGCTCTTCCTCACCAGCAAGGAACAAGCATCAACCCTGTGCTGCTATACCAGAGCTGTGGTCTGTCCCCCTCTCCACCGCAGGGGATTGACCTCACAGGCCAGAGGGATCTAGGGGATTCCTTCTGACATCCTGGTATTGCTGGGGACTGCTAATCTGCCCAGTACTCCCACTGAATCCATGCTATCTTCTGCACCACTAAACCACGCTTGCTGAATGGAGTGTCTATAGTCACCATTAGGAATTTCTTCCCTTCAAAGCTCTGACCTACACCAGCTGCCAAGACAGCCCTTGGGTGTGGGTGCTGCTCTTCTTTTTGAACTGCTATCTGCTTTCGCCCAAACTGAGCAAGCTCATTCTTTCAAAATCACATCCTTACTGGCTGCCACCTCTCAACTCTGCTATACCCTTGATAAGATCCTTCCCCTACCCCCAGCAGCCCTGTAGAGACTGTGCAGAGCCCTGCCCTCACTACTGCCTCTCTTCCCTCTTTGCACACAGCAGATAACCTCAGATCATCTGCTTTTTTCCAGTCTATCCTTTCCAATTGAGATGTAAAGCTCTGGCATGCCCAGCGTGTTTTCGTAGACATCTCTTCAACTCAAACCCAACAGCTCAAGAATCTGCCCTTCATATTTATCACATACTTATCACAGTGCCACCAGGTCTCACAGGTCTAAGTCCTGGATGCCTTGGTCTACCCAAAGCTTTATGGTTTCATGTCCAGGCTCCTTCAGGCCTCTGAATTCTGTATTATGTCAAAATAGAAATGATCTATCTATGAACACGGCTTACACATATCTAAACTCCTCTAAACTGCTTCAACACCCTTTCCATAGGCCTTAACAAAGGCCAGCTGCAAAGCCTGTTTGCCTTCACTTACTGTCATACACCTCTTAGCACCCTTCTATTGGTGCCAGGCAGggaaagaaacaacaaagaaaaatctgatttagTAAGGAGTAACCAAAGCTGCTTATACTGGTTTATACCACTTGGCTTTACTACTCACTCATTTGAAATTTTACAGGCGTCAGAGGATTTATGAATTCCCTGTCTGACTGTCAAAACTGCAAATGCCACCAGCAGTATCCAATTAATCCCTGAGATCACTTTATCCTGAGGCCCACAGGAGACATGCAGCAAGAGGCAGGACAGTTGACACACCGAAGTCACCAGCCAAAACCTCCATTATCCCAGTCCCCATCTCTTCCTTTGTACCTAGAAAAAGACTCTGTGGGCACATTCTGCACTTGTGTAGCACCTTGGCATCAGCCCTACTGCTCTGTCTCAGACCTCCTCCAATCCCTCCCATCTCCCCTGCCTCATTACAGACTGCTGTCTTAAGAAAACCAGCTTCTGCCACCTTCCTTtgcacctcctcctctccccaactCCTTCACCACTGCCTCTTCACCTAGAAGCATCACACCACTGGGGCAAAGGCACATTTGCCACCTGGTTACTGGGCTTCCTCTCACCAGGCTCTCATCACTCCCAAAGCTGTAGCTTATGGCAGCATGAGAAAACACTATGCAGCTCTTTTCTGAATGGTCTCAAAACCAGAGCAGCAGCGTGACCATTAGTCCAGCTCTTTTTGTTTGGAAACAAAAGCCTGTATTTGTCAGCCCTTCCACAGCACTTGATGCACAACTCCATCCTTCTCGGAttctggcttttttaaaaatgaaagatacGCTTGTTCTATTTGTTACCAGTAGGCTTAGATAACCGGCAAATTGTTTTGAATCATTAAAATTTAAGGCCTTGAACCCACAGGCAGAAGTGAAAATGCAAAGTCATCTGGCACGAGTCCTAGGTTTCAGAGCAACAGACTCAGATTATCCAGCTCATCTGACATTTTACAGTCACACATAATGACTTCCCATTTTAAGAAGAGGACTCCATGATATTCATACACAGATGATCATGTGCCATACACTGTTCTTTTATGGCTTATGTATTTACTTCCGAGGCACCAAATACACAAGGTAGAAATGCTACTTCAGTCTTGGACAGTTCATGGTATTTAAGTTAAATGGGAAGTGTCACGGACCTCAAGAACTGTATGATCAAAGATATGCTTTGTTGTCTAGTTATTAATGCCCTTTTCAATGGCAAGTTGACAATGTTGGATGTAAGATGGTATGAGAATGCATAATTAAAGAAAGGTCCTCTGAAAGCAGATTAGAACAGATACATTAGAGTAGATACAATATCCTATCATTCAAAATGCTCCTTTCTGAACTTCATTAGTGAAAGTGCACAGAGGGCTACCACACAGTGCTTCAGCCTGGATGCCCTGAGTCTTCACTTCCACCCAGCTGCAAGGAGAAAAGAACAGGCAAAAGCCCATCGAGTTTGGCACTCAAAAATAGCATAGCAGAGCTTCAGCTAGGCTAATCCAAGTTTCTGGAAGGTACTTGGCATAGGTACTGTGTGATTAATATTCAGCATGAGACAGACAAAACTATTAGAGCATGCACCAGGGACTCAAACTAGAGTCCCCTATTTTCTACTAAGTATTGCTGATCTCCTGAAAGCTAAAGCTGATGGAAGCAGGTTCACCTGTCTTGCTTGTCCCTTAGTCTGATGGCACGTTGGGTGGGACAGCAAGCTCCCGAGGAAGCtgagcacagaatcacagaatcatctaggttggaaaggaccttgaagatcatccagtccaaccattaacctgacattgacagttcccaactacaccatatccctcagcgctatgtcaacccaaatcttaaacacctccagggatggggactccatcacctccctgggcagcccattccaacgcccaacatccccttctggaaagaaatgcttcctaatatctagtctaaaccttccctggcacagcttgaggccattccctcttgtcctatcacttattacttggttaaagagactcatccccagctctctgcaacctcctttcaggtagctgtagagggcgatgaggtctcccctcagcctcctcttctccagactaaacaaccccagttccctcagctgatcctcctacgacatgtgctccagacccttcaccagcttcgttgcccttctctggacacgctcgagtaattcaatgtcctttttgtagtgaggggcccaaaactgaacacagtaatcgaggtgcagcctcaccagtgccgagtacaggggcaagatcccttccctgtccctgctggccacgctatttctgatacaagccaggatgccattggccttcttggccacctgggcacactgctggctcatgttcagccggctgtcaatcaacacccccaggtccctctctgactggcagctctccagccactcctccccaagcctgtagcactgctgggggttgttgtggcccaagtgcgaCACCCAGCATtgggccttattgaagctcctacagttggccttagcccatcgctccagcctgtccagatctctctgcagagcctccctaccctcgagcagatcaacactcccacccaacttggtgtcatctgcaaacttactgagggtccactcgatccccttgtctagatcatcaataaagatgttaaacaggagtggccccaaaaccgagccctgggggacaccactcgtgactggccggcaactggatttaactccgttca
Protein-coding regions in this window:
- the PANX1 gene encoding pannexin-1, which codes for MAIAHIATEYVFSDFLLKEPPETRYKGLRLELALDKIVTCIAVGLPLLLISLAFAQEVSIGAQISCFAPSSFTWRQAAYVDSYCWAAVQQKQPSQNNLENIPLWLHKFFPYILLLVAILLYLPCLFWRFTAAPHLSSDLKFIMEELDKAYNRAIKAANSIRSGDPRDPTDLVPAVNENLTQSLWEISESHFKYPIVEQYLKTKKNSKCLIIKYIICRLLTLVIIFIACLYLGYYISLSSLSDEFLCTIKTGILKNDTTVPEVVQCKLIAVGVFKVLSYINLLVYLLVMPLVVYAMFVPWRWNSGILKVYEILPTFDVLKLKSKCFDDLSLYLLFLEENVSELKSFKCLKVLENIAVSEKFDVMQLLVNLGTIKTDTVDGKPGTAVLEKPEETSTEELEKNATELQVLTDHDASGNVSPREDKKLRQRLIDSSC